The following coding sequences lie in one Deinococcus radiopugnans ATCC 19172 genomic window:
- a CDS encoding DUF512 domain-containing protein, producing the protein MTTAVTAAKQPTSDVFPAPIKSVEAGSAAAKAGVRPGDVLLRVNGQAVTDVLAYRHLLSQGQATLEIARPKEAPRAMTGVPGTAQDHHRLQMTAPPSLDDTFTFDVEWEDPGLEFEEVLFDGIHLCANKCDFCYVHQMPRGFRKSLYIMDDDYRLSFLYGSFVTLTNLSEGDINRILDENLSPLYISVHTANQDLRQNMMKWWKLKVKDEKAVQIRNMIERLESIDLYTQIVLVPERNDGENLDDTVEYLSSRPNVISAAVVPIGLTSHRTNLPDVRTFNREEARDSLRRLNVWRKKFLTERGTRFVFPSDELYLLAGEPLPSEEEYEGFPMLENGVGMIRDFLTEALPELPAALPEPRRVILGTGTLFAESLDRAVEPLRAIEGLTLEVRAVTNKTFGPVTTVAGLLTGRCFRHAIKTGEADLLIVPPTTLRYGTELMLDDVSLDELRQEFRMDVRAGGATLGELARVILDGAQSSGHQWGMSAHAVKDSGHTPLEIEVAERGMRGQA; encoded by the coding sequence TTGACCACAGCAGTGACCGCCGCCAAGCAACCCACGTCCGATGTCTTTCCCGCACCGATCAAATCCGTCGAGGCCGGCAGCGCCGCCGCAAAGGCGGGCGTGCGCCCCGGCGACGTGCTGCTGCGCGTCAACGGGCAGGCCGTGACCGACGTGCTGGCCTACCGTCACCTGCTGTCGCAGGGGCAGGCCACGCTGGAAATCGCCCGCCCGAAAGAGGCCCCGCGCGCCATGACCGGCGTGCCCGGCACCGCCCAGGATCACCACCGCCTGCAGATGACCGCGCCGCCCAGCCTGGACGATACCTTCACCTTCGACGTGGAGTGGGAGGATCCGGGCCTGGAATTTGAGGAAGTGCTGTTCGACGGCATTCACCTGTGCGCCAACAAGTGCGATTTCTGCTACGTCCATCAGATGCCGCGCGGCTTTCGCAAGAGCCTGTACATCATGGACGACGACTACCGCCTGTCGTTCCTGTACGGCTCCTTCGTCACGCTGACCAACCTGTCTGAAGGCGACATCAACCGGATTCTGGACGAGAACCTCTCGCCGCTGTACATCTCGGTGCACACCGCCAATCAGGATCTGCGCCAGAACATGATGAAATGGTGGAAGCTCAAGGTCAAAGACGAGAAGGCCGTGCAGATCCGCAACATGATCGAGCGGCTGGAAAGCATTGACCTGTACACCCAGATCGTGCTGGTGCCCGAGCGCAATGACGGTGAGAATCTCGACGACACCGTGGAGTACCTGAGCAGCCGTCCCAACGTGATCAGCGCGGCGGTGGTGCCCATCGGCCTGACCTCGCACCGCACCAACCTGCCGGACGTGCGGACGTTCAACAGGGAGGAGGCCCGCGACAGCCTGCGCCGCCTGAACGTGTGGCGCAAGAAATTTCTGACCGAGCGCGGCACCCGGTTCGTGTTTCCCAGCGATGAGCTGTACCTGCTGGCCGGGGAGCCGCTGCCCAGCGAGGAGGAATACGAGGGCTTCCCCATGCTGGAAAACGGCGTGGGCATGATCCGCGACTTCCTGACCGAAGCGCTGCCGGAACTGCCCGCCGCTCTGCCGGAACCGCGCCGGGTGATTCTGGGCACGGGGACGCTGTTCGCGGAGTCGTTAGACCGGGCCGTGGAGCCGCTGCGGGCCATCGAGGGCCTGACGCTGGAAGTCCGGGCCGTGACCAACAAGACCTTTGGCCCGGTGACCACGGTGGCGGGCCTGCTGACCGGGCGCTGCTTCCGGCACGCCATCAAGACCGGCGAGGCGGATCTGTTGATCGTGCCGCCCACCACGCTGCGCTACGGCACTGAGCTGATGCTGGACGACGTGAGCCTGGATGAGCTGCGACAGGAATTCCGCATGGACGTGCGGGCCGGCGGCGCGACGCTGGGTGAACTGGCCCGCGTGATCCTGGACGGCGCCCAGAGCAGCGGCCACCAGTGGGGCATGAGCGCCCACGCCGTCAAGGACAGCGGGCACACGCCGCTGGAAATTGAGGTGGCGGAGCGGGGGATGCGCGGGCAGGCGTAG
- the nth gene encoding endonuclease III encodes MTSSAPKKPAGRGAARLPRGARARAPQVLTSLEQLYPDARTELVFNTPFELLVATVLSAQATDVSVNAATPALFERYPDAHAMSQAEAQDIEPLIRRIGLYRGKARNLAALARLLVERHGGEVPNDFDAVVALPGAGRKTANVVLSNAYGFPAIAVDTHVGRLARRLGLSVQTNPDKVEQDLQGLFPRERWVFLHHALILHGRRVCMARNPQCAACEMAAFCPKIGVEA; translated from the coding sequence GTGACTTCCTCTGCCCCAAAAAAACCCGCTGGGCGCGGCGCGGCGCGGCTGCCCAGGGGGGCCAGGGCACGTGCCCCGCAGGTGCTGACCTCGCTGGAGCAGCTGTACCCCGACGCCCGCACCGAGCTTGTCTTCAACACGCCCTTCGAGCTGCTGGTCGCCACTGTCCTGAGCGCCCAGGCCACCGACGTCAGCGTGAACGCCGCCACGCCCGCCCTGTTCGAGCGGTACCCGGACGCCCACGCCATGAGTCAGGCTGAAGCGCAGGACATCGAGCCGTTGATTCGGCGTATCGGGCTGTACCGGGGCAAGGCGCGCAACCTGGCGGCGCTGGCCCGGCTGCTGGTGGAGCGGCACGGGGGCGAGGTGCCTAACGACTTCGATGCCGTCGTGGCCCTGCCCGGCGCGGGCCGCAAGACCGCCAACGTCGTTCTGAGCAATGCATATGGCTTTCCGGCCATCGCAGTGGACACCCACGTGGGCCGGCTGGCGCGTCGCCTGGGCCTGAGCGTGCAGACCAACCCGGACAAGGTGGAGCAAGACCTGCAGGGGTTGTTTCCGCGTGAGCGCTGGGTTTTCCTGCACCACGCGCTGATCCTGCACGGGCGCCGCGTGTGCATGGCACGCAACCCGCAGTGCGCGGCGTGCGAGATGGCGGCGTTCTGCCCGAAGATTGGGGTGGAGGCTTGA
- a CDS encoding P-loop NTPase: protein MQSVPPRPANADQIDLRQVFGTLRRYAPLLILTPLVVAGATYLLSSRQAPVYESSASIIAVDSNAQNSLINNTLVTAPPLPQGAVEQVLHSRSLVATIVDKLEKSDLPPEIIRKMSDDLSRELSANSFNRLKVRARLDTQQRGVYEIQAQGETPEAARQLAEDGVAALLDWDNARAKQSVTRSRQSLQGQLQNLTARIEAINDPLERQSLVAARGQVLQNLSQMAVLETAATGTLLPVAEAVAPTRPVSPRPLRNAALAGLLALFLATGLVLLSDSLRRRVNGTEDLLPLGLPVLAQLPLVRRRNLAQGFLPASHSGPLYESIGFLRINVQSMLGDREHRRLVISSSYPGEGKSSMTAALAESLGAAGQRVLVIDADLRRPTQLKVWGPDRIGTHALPGTDASLPPANTVTEMFLRPDAAHATRVGTNVDLLPAGTPHRGDGAGSILNQPAFRTYLDRWAQGYDYVLIDTPPMLGLPDTLAVAPYTDGVILVVEGGKTRLNDVERSLQNARVANVSVLGIVLNKLARTGDSYYAYAYGTADAKEGTAPVLPTGRG, encoded by the coding sequence ATGCAGAGTGTGCCTCCCCGTCCCGCAAATGCGGATCAAATTGATCTCCGACAGGTGTTCGGAACCCTCAGACGGTACGCGCCGCTGCTGATCCTGACTCCGCTGGTGGTGGCGGGCGCGACGTACCTGCTGTCCAGTCGACAGGCTCCGGTGTACGAGTCCAGCGCCAGCATCATCGCGGTGGACAGCAACGCCCAGAACTCGCTGATCAACAACACCCTGGTCACGGCCCCGCCGCTGCCGCAGGGCGCAGTGGAGCAGGTGCTGCACAGTCGCAGTCTGGTGGCCACCATCGTCGACAAACTGGAAAAGAGCGACCTGCCCCCCGAGATCATCCGCAAGATGAGCGACGACCTGAGCCGGGAACTGTCGGCAAACTCCTTCAACCGGCTGAAGGTCCGCGCCCGCCTGGACACCCAGCAGCGCGGCGTGTACGAAATCCAGGCACAGGGCGAGACCCCCGAGGCGGCCCGCCAGCTGGCTGAGGACGGCGTCGCCGCGCTGCTGGACTGGGACAACGCCCGTGCCAAGCAGAGCGTGACGCGCTCGCGCCAGAGCTTGCAGGGACAGCTTCAGAACCTGACGGCGCGCATTGAGGCAATTAATGACCCGCTGGAACGCCAGAGCCTGGTGGCTGCGCGCGGCCAGGTGCTGCAGAACCTGTCGCAGATGGCCGTGCTGGAAACGGCAGCCACTGGAACGCTGCTCCCGGTGGCCGAGGCGGTGGCCCCCACCCGCCCCGTGTCGCCGCGCCCGCTGCGGAATGCGGCGCTGGCCGGGCTACTCGCGCTGTTCCTGGCCACCGGACTGGTGTTGCTGAGTGACAGCCTGCGTCGCCGGGTCAACGGCACCGAGGACCTGCTGCCGCTGGGGCTGCCGGTACTGGCCCAACTGCCGCTGGTGCGCCGCCGCAACCTGGCGCAGGGCTTTCTGCCCGCCAGCCACAGCGGCCCGCTGTATGAGAGCATCGGCTTCCTGCGGATCAACGTGCAGTCCATGCTGGGGGACCGCGAGCACCGCCGGCTGGTGATCTCCAGCTCGTATCCCGGCGAGGGCAAAAGTTCGATGACGGCGGCCCTGGCCGAGAGCCTGGGGGCCGCCGGACAGAGGGTGCTGGTCATCGACGCCGACCTGCGCCGCCCCACCCAGCTCAAGGTCTGGGGGCCGGACCGTATCGGCACCCACGCGCTGCCCGGCACCGACGCCTCGCTGCCACCGGCCAACACCGTGACCGAGATGTTCCTGCGGCCCGACGCGGCCCACGCCACCCGCGTGGGCACCAACGTGGACCTGCTGCCCGCCGGCACCCCCCACCGCGGAGACGGCGCGGGCAGCATCTTGAACCAGCCGGCCTTCCGCACCTACCTGGACCGCTGGGCACAGGGCTACGACTACGTGCTGATCGACACGCCCCCTATGCTGGGCCTGCCCGATACGCTGGCCGTGGCGCCCTACACCGACGGCGTAATTCTGGTGGTGGAAGGCGGCAAGACCCGCCTGAACGACGTGGAACGCAGCCTGCAAAACGCGCGGGTGGCCAACGTGAGCGTGCTGGGCATCGTGCTGAACAAGCTCGCACGGACGGGAGACTCGTATTACGCCTACGCCTATGGCACGGCGGACGCCAAAGAGGGCACGGCCCCGGTGCTGCCGACAGGCCGGGGCTGA
- a CDS encoding MFS transporter — MTWRFSPQVWLYLSTSFSFGLAQAFLALFLNFYLRALGLGPEWQGIMNALPALTLVFLSLPAVALARRISNAHTIKIGVALSLLGTLILALAGGPLGVVTGALVQGAGAALLTVAGSPFMANNSDEKSRVTLFSVQSALMTGAGFVGNMIGGRVPEAYALVTATEPGGLGALRTALLVATALQLLGLLPALKLKPSGKTSQTGRSFAVRDKRAMFRLIFPNLLVGLGAGATIPFLNVFIEGKFQINYASLGQLFAWASLATAATALLQPLLVRRLGQLQVVLLVQASSLPFLALLGFAPQLWMVTLALFTRGALMNAAGPVYGAYAMSSLEENDRPMYSALNVIAWDSGWALSSVLAGVVRGQLPFTLAFQVLFAWTLVMYGGSVLAIYLGLYRPAQRQALTLPV; from the coding sequence GTGACCTGGCGCTTCTCCCCGCAGGTGTGGCTGTACCTGAGCACCTCGTTCTCCTTCGGGCTGGCGCAGGCGTTCCTGGCGCTGTTCCTGAACTTCTACCTGCGTGCGCTGGGGCTGGGGCCGGAGTGGCAGGGCATCATGAACGCGCTGCCCGCGCTGACGCTGGTCTTTCTGAGCCTGCCGGCCGTGGCGCTGGCCCGGCGCATCAGCAACGCGCACACCATCAAGATCGGCGTGGCCCTCAGCCTGCTGGGCACACTGATTCTGGCGCTGGCGGGGGGGCCGCTGGGCGTGGTCACGGGCGCGCTGGTGCAGGGCGCGGGCGCCGCGTTGCTGACCGTGGCCGGCTCGCCCTTCATGGCGAACAACAGCGACGAGAAAAGTCGCGTGACCCTGTTCAGCGTGCAGAGCGCCCTGATGACCGGCGCGGGCTTCGTGGGCAACATGATCGGCGGGCGCGTGCCCGAGGCCTACGCGCTGGTCACCGCCACCGAGCCGGGGGGGCTGGGAGCGCTCAGAACCGCGCTGCTCGTCGCCACCGCGCTGCAACTGCTGGGCCTGCTGCCCGCCTTGAAGCTCAAGCCCAGCGGCAAGACCTCGCAGACCGGGCGCAGCTTCGCCGTGCGCGACAAGCGGGCCATGTTCCGGCTGATCTTTCCTAACCTGCTCGTCGGCCTGGGGGCCGGGGCCACCATCCCGTTTCTGAACGTGTTTATCGAGGGCAAGTTCCAGATCAACTACGCCAGCCTGGGGCAGCTGTTCGCATGGGCCAGCCTGGCGACGGCGGCCACCGCGCTGCTGCAGCCGCTGCTGGTACGCCGCCTGGGGCAGTTGCAGGTGGTGTTGCTGGTGCAGGCCAGCAGCCTGCCTTTCCTAGCGTTGCTGGGCTTCGCGCCGCAGCTGTGGATGGTTACGCTGGCGCTGTTCACGCGCGGGGCGCTGATGAACGCCGCTGGGCCGGTGTACGGGGCCTACGCCATGTCCTCATTGGAGGAAAATGACCGTCCGATGTACTCGGCCCTGAACGTGATCGCCTGGGACTCCGGCTGGGCGCTCAGCAGCGTGCTGGCGGGGGTGGTGCGCGGCCAGTTGCCGTTCACGCTGGCCTTTCAGGTGCTGTTCGCGTGGACGCTGGTGATGTATGGCGGCAGCGTGCTGGCCATCTACCTGGGGCTGTACCGCCCGGCGCAGCGGCAGGCGCTGACGTTGCCGGTTTGA
- the galT gene encoding galactose-1-phosphate uridylyltransferase — protein MTSVAHPIHQQEFVKPDGRPLTLYGLQPIVVTSEIPSPSPEAVDARPVMRWHPLRGEWVMYAAHRLGRTFLPPPEYNPLAPTADPEHPTELPRGTYDLAVFANRFPSLTLDAPEPPPGPAHTRAGVGACEVVVFSQNAAGRLADLSDAQMSLLLSVWADRTSRFAAGGIIQSVLAFENRGVEVGVTLHHPHGQIYAYDHLPPVAMRMLDMARKHHSETGNPWLADFVAAEREAGERIVHDEGAALSVVPPFARYTYETWILPARPVSLLSELTDDERDAFARTLKDALLRLDALFGVRMPYLMTVHQAPLDAPHPEFPLHIELYPYLRAAGRMKYLAGTEQGAGEFANDKFPEVAAAELRKVTLEDV, from the coding sequence ATGACCTCCGTCGCGCACCCCATCCACCAGCAGGAGTTCGTCAAGCCGGATGGCCGCCCACTGACGCTGTACGGCTTGCAACCCATCGTGGTCACATCCGAGATTCCCAGCCCCAGCCCGGAGGCGGTGGACGCTCGCCCGGTGATGCGCTGGCACCCCCTGCGCGGCGAATGGGTCATGTACGCCGCCCACCGCCTGGGCCGCACCTTTCTGCCCCCGCCCGAATACAACCCGCTCGCGCCCACCGCTGATCCGGAACATCCCACCGAGCTGCCACGCGGCACCTACGATCTGGCGGTGTTCGCCAACCGGTTTCCCAGCCTGACGCTGGACGCCCCTGAACCTCCGCCCGGCCCGGCCCACACCCGTGCAGGCGTGGGCGCGTGTGAAGTCGTCGTCTTCAGCCAGAACGCGGCGGGACGGCTGGCTGACCTGAGCGACGCCCAGATGAGCCTTTTGCTCTCCGTGTGGGCGGATCGAACGTCCCGGTTCGCGGCAGGCGGGATCATTCAAAGTGTGCTGGCCTTCGAGAACCGGGGCGTGGAGGTGGGCGTGACCCTGCACCACCCGCACGGCCAGATCTACGCCTATGACCACCTCCCGCCCGTAGCGATGCGGATGCTGGACATGGCGCGCAAGCATCACTCGGAAACGGGCAATCCCTGGCTCGCCGACTTCGTGGCCGCCGAGCGGGAGGCGGGCGAGCGGATCGTGCACGACGAGGGGGCGGCGCTGAGCGTGGTGCCGCCCTTTGCCCGCTACACCTACGAGACGTGGATTCTCCCGGCCCGGCCTGTGTCGCTGCTGTCCGAGCTGACTGACGACGAGCGCGACGCCTTCGCCCGCACATTGAAAGATGCGCTGCTGCGCCTGGACGCGCTGTTCGGCGTGCGGATGCCGTACCTCATGACCGTGCATCAGGCGCCGCTGGACGCGCCGCACCCGGAGTTCCCGCTGCACATCGAGCTGTACCCGTACCTGCGGGCGGCGGGCCGCATGAAATACCTGGCGGGCACCGAGCAGGGCGCGGGGGAGTTCGCCAACGACAAGTTCCCCGAAGTGGCGGCGGCGGAACTGCGGAAGGTGACTCTTGAAGACGTTTGA
- a CDS encoding glycoside hydrolase family 36 protein, which yields MAEWKLNIDPATVRVLISGYQSWSEAELRPLTDRQAVPLMQWRHEQGHDPAFLPSGEAGVWRSHSVLALVRPDGGGWVGAARDATHSFIHWEARAEGQTVRVSGTVEGPAVELTWDETGDVIGTLERRAAELGQNMHARTPAPQRVWCSWYSYYRDVTLDAMLENARLAREHGLPFDVFQLDDGFQADLGDWFTASDHFGGHARDLPAELNELGFTAGLWLAPFLASPTSQLFRDHPDWMLRGKDDLPLAVGHNWGGAYHALDTTHPEVLAWLRELAATARGWGYPYLKLDFLYGAALPGVRHDPSVGRAQAYRNGLQALRDGAGEDAFLLGCGAPLASSVGIVDAMRTGPDVAPLWDEDSRRIWLGDATGPSARNALHTALSRWYQHSWYQPDPDVAICRRELSLLTATERHTVAAMLDVVGGLRASSDPIAMLDEEGLALLRRCLEISAPDRPTTLTESFGGAVTHFSRARFNLTDSRVGDVPPHGAQWPL from the coding sequence ATGGCTGAATGGAAGCTCAACATTGACCCCGCCACGGTGCGCGTGCTGATCAGCGGCTACCAGTCCTGGAGCGAGGCCGAGCTGCGCCCGCTGACCGACAGGCAGGCCGTCCCGCTGATGCAATGGCGGCACGAGCAGGGCCACGATCCGGCCTTCCTGCCCAGCGGCGAGGCGGGCGTGTGGCGCAGCCATAGCGTGCTGGCGCTGGTGCGCCCGGACGGCGGGGGATGGGTGGGCGCGGCGAGGGACGCCACCCACAGTTTCATCCACTGGGAAGCGCGGGCCGAGGGCCAGACGGTGCGCGTGTCCGGCACGGTGGAGGGGCCAGCCGTGGAGCTGACCTGGGACGAGACAGGCGACGTGATCGGCACGCTGGAACGCCGCGCCGCCGAACTGGGGCAGAATATGCACGCCCGCACCCCTGCGCCGCAGCGGGTCTGGTGTAGCTGGTACAGCTATTACCGCGACGTAACACTGGACGCCATGCTGGAGAACGCCCGGCTGGCCCGCGAACACGGCCTGCCCTTCGACGTCTTTCAGCTGGATGACGGTTTCCAGGCGGATCTGGGCGACTGGTTCACGGCCTCGGACCATTTTGGCGGCCACGCGCGTGATCTTCCGGCAGAGCTGAACGAACTGGGCTTCACGGCGGGGCTGTGGCTGGCTCCCTTTCTGGCCTCGCCCACCTCGCAGTTGTTCCGCGATCACCCGGACTGGATGCTGCGCGGCAAGGACGATTTGCCGCTGGCGGTGGGCCACAACTGGGGCGGGGCGTATCACGCGCTGGACACCACCCACCCGGAAGTCCTGGCCTGGCTGCGCGAGCTGGCGGCCACCGCGCGCGGCTGGGGCTACCCGTACCTGAAGCTGGATTTCCTGTACGGCGCGGCGCTGCCGGGGGTGCGGCATGACCCGTCGGTGGGCCGTGCCCAGGCGTACCGCAACGGGCTGCAGGCGTTGCGCGACGGTGCGGGCGAGGACGCCTTCCTGCTGGGCTGCGGCGCACCGCTTGCCAGCAGCGTCGGGATCGTGGACGCCATGCGCACCGGGCCGGACGTGGCCCCGCTGTGGGACGAGGACTCGCGCCGTATCTGGCTGGGCGACGCCACCGGCCCCAGCGCCCGCAACGCGCTGCACACCGCGCTGTCGCGCTGGTATCAGCATTCCTGGTATCAGCCAGACCCGGACGTGGCGATCTGCCGCCGAGAGCTGAGCCTGCTGACGGCCACCGAGCGCCACACGGTGGCGGCCATGCTGGACGTGGTGGGCGGCCTGCGCGCCAGCAGCGATCCGATTGCCATGTTGGATGAGGAAGGGCTGGCCCTGCTGCGGCGGTGCCTGGAGATCAGCGCGCCAGACCGCCCCACCACCCTCACCGAGAGTTTCGGAGGAGCCGTGACCCACTTCAGCCGCGCGAGGTTCAATCTCACCGATTCGCGCGTGGGAGATGTGCCGCCGCACGGGGCACAATGGCCGTTATGA
- the galK gene encoding galactokinase, with the protein MKTFEDVFGGAPEVTASAPGRVNLLGEHTDYQGGFVLPTAIPQQATVGLGRNGTGQHVLYSANLEKTLRVAVGEVGEDFAPYLTGCLNLSGVTEGLNVHVSSTVPSGGLSSSAALEVATLRALREVYGLELDDVALALRGVQVEHEFVGVQCGVMDQLASSLADTRTMLLIDTRGLERRVVPFPTGAEILVMDSGVPRRLAESGYNERRAQVEEAARLLGVKQLRDVTDIATVEALPSPLRERARHVVSENARVLEGLEADAAQFGQLMNATHASLRDDYAVSHPLVDELVALLQAHSDVFGARITGAGFGGAVVALVREGTAAAVGEAVLADYGTLGKVVVP; encoded by the coding sequence TTGAAGACGTTTGAAGATGTCTTTGGAGGCGCGCCGGAGGTCACGGCCTCCGCACCGGGCCGGGTGAACCTGCTGGGCGAACATACCGACTACCAGGGCGGCTTCGTGCTGCCCACCGCCATTCCACAGCAGGCGACGGTGGGCCTTGGCCGGAATGGAACGGGTCAGCATGTGCTGTACAGCGCCAACCTCGAAAAAACGTTGCGCGTCGCGGTGGGGGAGGTGGGCGAGGACTTCGCGCCGTACCTGACCGGTTGCCTGAACCTGAGCGGCGTGACCGAAGGGCTGAATGTCCACGTCTCCAGCACGGTGCCCAGCGGCGGCCTGAGCAGCAGCGCGGCGCTGGAAGTGGCGACATTACGTGCCTTGCGGGAGGTGTACGGGCTGGAACTGGACGACGTGGCGCTGGCGTTGAGGGGCGTGCAGGTGGAACATGAGTTCGTGGGCGTCCAGTGCGGCGTGATGGATCAGCTGGCCTCCAGCCTGGCCGACACCCGCACCATGCTGCTGATCGACACCCGCGGCCTGGAACGCCGTGTGGTGCCTTTTCCAACCGGGGCCGAAATCCTGGTCATGGACTCGGGCGTGCCGCGCCGATTGGCCGAGAGCGGCTACAACGAACGCCGCGCCCAGGTGGAGGAGGCCGCGCGGTTGCTGGGCGTCAAGCAGCTGCGCGACGTGACCGACATCGCCACTGTGGAAGCGCTGCCCTCACCGCTGAGGGAACGTGCCCGCCATGTGGTCTCCGAGAATGCCAGGGTACTTGAGGGTCTGGAAGCGGACGCTGCCCAGTTCGGTCAGTTGATGAATGCCACGCATGCCAGCCTGCGCGACGACTACGCCGTATCGCATCCGCTGGTGGACGAGCTGGTGGCGCTGCTGCAGGCCCACTCGGACGTGTTCGGGGCGCGGATCACCGGAGCGGGTTTTGGCGGCGCGGTGGTGGCCCTGGTGCGGGAAGGCACGGCGGCGGCGGTGGGCGAGGCGGTGCTGGCCGATTACGGCACGCTGGGGAAAGTGGTGGTGCCGTAG